The following are encoded together in the Daucus carota subsp. sativus chromosome 5, DH1 v3.0, whole genome shotgun sequence genome:
- the LOC108221616 gene encoding uncharacterized protein LOC108221616: protein MSLASEKVVLCELGGRKEIVRCFEDEDFKSSNADGTSFYNIVLEYADGGTLQQLIKSKGWILNMKLGVVKCNLKLADFGLAKKGGEKSLGAGEEYKNRGTLLYSSRNPLFGVHEAAMDIWAVNCIVLELLLGEDH from the exons ATGTCTTTGGCGTCGGAGAAAGTGGTGTTGTGTGAACTTGGAGGCCGTAAAGAAATTGTTCGTTGCTTCGAGGACGAGGATTTCAAGAGTAGTAATGCAGATGGTACGAGTTTTTACAATATTGTACTGGAGTATGCTGATGGAGGGACGTTACAGCAGCTGATCAAGTCAAAGGGATGGATACTGAATATGAAGCTA GGGGTTGTTAAGTGTAATCTGAAATTAGCGGATTTTGGATTGGCGAAGAAGGGAGGAGAGAAAAGTTTGGGGGCTGGGGAGGAGTACAAAAACCGGGGAACATTGCTTTATAGTTCCCGGAATCCGTTATTTGGAGTGCATGAAGCAGCCATGGACATATGGGCAGTTAATTGTATAGTTTTGGAATTGCTTTTGGGAGAGGACCATTGA
- the LOC108223243 gene encoding ADP-ribosylation factor isoform X1, whose protein sequence is MGLSFTKLFSRLFAKKEMRILMVGLDAAGKTTILYKLKLGEIVTTIPTIGFNVETVEYKNISFTVWDVGGQDKIRPLWRHYFQNTQGLIFVVDSNDRDRVVEARDELHRMLNEDELRDAVLLVFANKQDLPNAMNAAEITDKLGLHSLRQRHWYIQSTCATSGEGLYEGLDWLSNNIANKVNL, encoded by the exons ATGGGGCTGTCCTTTACCAAACTCTTCAGTCGGCTCTTTGCCAAGAAAGAGATGCGCATACTGATGGTGGGTCTCGATGCAGCTGGTAAAACAACTATTCTTTACAAGCTTAAGCTGGGAGAGATAGTTACCACAATTCCTACTATTG GATTTAACGTGGAAACTGTTGAATACAAGAACATCAGCTTTACCGTCTGGGATGTCGGAGGCCAGGACAAG ATCCGCCCTTTGTGGAGACATTACTTCCAGAATACTCAGGGCCTCATATTTGTGGTTGATAGCAATGATCGAGATCGTGTAGTCGAAGCAAGGGATGAGTTGCACAGGATGCTTAATGAG GATGAGTTAAGGGATGCTGTCCTACTTGTATTCGCAAACAAACAAGATCTTCCTAATGCTATGAATGCTGCTGAGATTACTGATAAGCTTGGCCTTCATTCTCTTCGTCAGCGCCACTG GTACATCCAGAGCACATGTGCCACTTCAGGTGAAGGTTTATATGAAGGTCTGGACTGGCTCTCCAATAACATTGCAAACAAGGTAAACTTATAG
- the LOC108223243 gene encoding ADP-ribosylation factor 1 isoform X2: MGLSFTKLFSRLFAKKEMRILMVGLDAAGKTTILYKLKLGEIVTTIPTIGFNVETVEYKNISFTVWDVGGQDKIRPLWRHYFQNTQGLIFVVDSNDRDRVVEARDELHRMLNEDELRDAVLLVFANKQDLPNAMNAAEITDKLGLHSLRQRHWYIQSTCATSGEGLYEGLDWLSNNIANKS, translated from the exons ATGGGGCTGTCCTTTACCAAACTCTTCAGTCGGCTCTTTGCCAAGAAAGAGATGCGCATACTGATGGTGGGTCTCGATGCAGCTGGTAAAACAACTATTCTTTACAAGCTTAAGCTGGGAGAGATAGTTACCACAATTCCTACTATTG GATTTAACGTGGAAACTGTTGAATACAAGAACATCAGCTTTACCGTCTGGGATGTCGGAGGCCAGGACAAG ATCCGCCCTTTGTGGAGACATTACTTCCAGAATACTCAGGGCCTCATATTTGTGGTTGATAGCAATGATCGAGATCGTGTAGTCGAAGCAAGGGATGAGTTGCACAGGATGCTTAATGAG GATGAGTTAAGGGATGCTGTCCTACTTGTATTCGCAAACAAACAAGATCTTCCTAATGCTATGAATGCTGCTGAGATTACTGATAAGCTTGGCCTTCATTCTCTTCGTCAGCGCCACTG GTACATCCAGAGCACATGTGCCACTTCAGGTGAAGGTTTATATGAAGGTCTGGACTGGCTCTCCAATAACATTGCAAACAAG TCGTAG
- the LOC108223242 gene encoding gibberellin 2-beta-dioxygenase 2: MGVQTPNLMRNKKTCRAVGIPTIDLSMDRTLVAQLIIRACEEHGFFRLTNHGVSSEIISRIEEQSYGFFAKSASEKQAAGPPTPFGYGCKSIGFHGDKGELEYLLLDANPSSIPESTKAISNDPEKFSCVVDDYVQAVRDLTCDILDLVAEGLGLEDRATFSRLIDDVESDSVFRVNHYPPFDQNQKVLNPVSKFQVLDTNVANNGTPSRVGFGEHSDPQILTILRSNDVGGLQICSCDGLWSSVPPNPSEFCVLVGDTFQALTNDRFKSVRHRVMANSNKPRLSMMYFGAPSLNAMVSPLPQMVSSHSPTLYKPFTWCEFKKAAFSLRLAGRRLDQFKYSYNYNDDKMTEC, from the exons ATGGGTGTGCAAACTCCAAACCTTATGCGCAACAAAAAGACATGTAGAGCTGTAGGAATCCCGACCATTGATCTTTCAATGGACAGGACTTTAGTTGCTCAACTTATTATCAGAGCCTGTGAAGAACATGGGTTTTTCAGGCTCACTAACCACGGGGTGTCCAGTGAAATTATTTCGAGAATTGAAGAACAAAGTTACGGGTTTTTCGCCAAGTCAGCTTCGGAAAAACAAGCAGCGGGACCTCCAACTCCGTTCGGCTATGGTTGCAAAAGCATTGGCTTCCATGGAGATAAGGGTGAGCTTGAATATCTCTTACTTGACGCCAATCCTTCCTCGATTCCTGAATCAACCAAAGCCATCTCCAACGACCCCGAAAAATTCAG TTGTGTTGTTGATGATTATGTGCAAGCTGTCAGGGATCTGACATGTGATATTCTTGATCTTGTGGCGGAGGGCTTAGGGCTCGAAGACAGAGCTACGTTTAGTAGGCTCATTGATGATGTTGAAAGTGATTCTGTTTTTCGGGTCAATCATTATCCTCCATTTGATCAGAATCAGAAGGTTTTGAATCCAGTTTCCAAGTTTCAAGTGCTTGATACTAATGTTGCAAACAATGGAACTCCTTCTCGTGTCGGATTTGGAGAACATTCAGACCCTCAGATTCTGACAATTTTGCGATCTAATGATGTTGGGGGGCTTCAGATTTGTTCATGTGATGGACTCTGGAGCTCTGTTCCTCCGAATCCTAGTGAATTCTGTGTGCTTGTTGGTGATACATTTCAG GCTCTGACAAATGATAGGTTCAAGAGTGTGAGACATCGAGTCATGGCAAACTCGAACAAGCCAAGACTATCTATGATGTACTTTGGTGCACCATCCCTCAACGCGATGGTCTCTCCCCTACCGCAGATGGTATCATCCCACAGTCCTACCCTTTACAAGCCCTTCACTTGGTGTGAATTCAAGAAAGCTGCATTCTCTCTGCGTTTGGCTGGTCGACGTCTTGATCAGTTCAAGTATAGTTACAACTACAACGATGATAAAATGACGGAATGCTGA